The Chitinophagales bacterium genome has a window encoding:
- a CDS encoding DUF1232 domain-containing protein, which produces MMGKITTISNAKHVKEGWHLLRNRKTLWCMLKESWKGSYKMSFLTSALLVLGLLYVVIPIDFDWIPIIGWIDDGFVIFLMIKLLQKETQRYIRYKAMERRRDC; this is translated from the coding sequence ATGATGGGGAAAATTACTACTATAAGTAATGCAAAACATGTGAAAGAGGGCTGGCATCTGCTGCGCAACCGCAAAACTTTGTGGTGCATGCTGAAAGAGTCTTGGAAAGGAAGTTATAAAATGTCATTCTTAACCAGTGCACTGCTGGTGCTGGGGCTATTATATGTTGTTATACCGATAGACTTTGACTGGATACCAATCATAGGTTGGATAGACGACGGATTCGTGATATTCCTGATGATAAAACTGCTGCAGAAAGAAACACAACGTTACATCCGCTACAAAGCTATGGAGCGCCGCAGGGACTGCTAG
- a CDS encoding putative sulfate exporter family transporter, with product MVKNSIFWIALAICCMPFMSPPYALFLGLILSMFITNPLGKKRGKFTAFLLKVSIVGLGFGININTALEAGKEGFIYTVISIISTLLVGILLGSIFKVDKITAYLVSSGTAICGGSAIAATAPVASAKEEQISVALGVVFVLNAIALFIFPVIGHMLDLSQMQFGIWSAIAIHDTSSVVGAASTYGEEALQIATTIKLVRALWIIPLVVVTAFIFKKKDTKLNIPYFIGLFVLAMLISSWVPQIELVTPYIVKAAKTGFTVTLFLIGSGLSPKAIKAVGFRPLLQGIVLWLLVSAVALLAVLYVI from the coding sequence ATGGTAAAGAACAGCATTTTCTGGATAGCACTGGCAATATGTTGTATGCCATTCATGTCCCCCCCATATGCACTCTTTCTCGGACTTATCTTATCTATGTTCATCACCAACCCTTTGGGCAAGAAAAGGGGTAAGTTCACAGCATTTTTACTTAAAGTATCTATTGTAGGCCTGGGTTTTGGCATCAATATTAATACTGCGTTAGAAGCAGGCAAAGAAGGATTCATATACACAGTTATTTCTATTATATCCACACTATTGGTAGGCATACTGCTGGGCAGCATATTCAAAGTAGACAAAATAACTGCCTACCTGGTGTCTTCAGGCACAGCTATATGTGGAGGTAGTGCTATTGCAGCAACAGCTCCGGTAGCGTCTGCTAAAGAAGAACAGATAAGCGTGGCGCTGGGCGTAGTGTTCGTACTCAATGCCATAGCTCTTTTCATATTCCCTGTTATAGGACATATGCTTGACCTCTCACAAATGCAATTTGGTATATGGAGTGCTATAGCTATACACGATACCAGCTCGGTAGTAGGGGCAGCCAGCACCTATGGCGAAGAAGCATTGCAAATAGCTACTACTATAAAACTGGTACGCGCATTATGGATCATACCTTTGGTTGTGGTTACAGCATTCATCTTTAAAAAGAAAGATACCAAACTGAATATCCCTTATTTCATAGGCTTGTTCGTACTGGCCATGCTTATCAGTTCATGGGTTCCACAGATTGAACTTGTAACACCCTACATAGTAAAAGCAGCAAAAACAGGCTTTACGGTTACATTATTCCTGATCGGTTCCGGCCTGTCACCCAAAGCCATTAAAGCAGTGGGATTTCGCCCATTGTTACAAGGCATAGTACTGTGGTTGCTGGTGTCTGCAGTGGCTTTATTAGCTGTGCTATATGTAATATAG
- a CDS encoding NUDIX domain-containing protein, with the protein MDFAQKIYINNKPLILTTDARSYIAEHPIAGGYISLEGAFPRNFRLALQHISKRGTLGAIIEDFSYESLQEELHALYTPIDAGGGVVTNENGQVLMIYRRGKWDLPKGKCDDGEEIDECALREVSEETGLYKLKLGEKICDTYHVYSQNKQNLLKRTAWYKMKGTLKEKPVPQAEENIMEARWVSDEELSSIVYKSYEAIREVMQKAGLKW; encoded by the coding sequence ATGGACTTTGCGCAAAAGATATATATAAACAATAAACCCCTGATATTGACAACCGATGCCCGGTCCTATATTGCAGAACATCCTATTGCAGGCGGTTATATATCTTTAGAAGGTGCCTTCCCACGCAATTTCAGGCTGGCACTGCAACACATCAGCAAGCGTGGAACATTGGGAGCTATCATCGAAGATTTTTCCTATGAATCATTACAGGAAGAATTACACGCCCTCTATACACCAATAGATGCCGGCGGCGGTGTAGTAACCAATGAAAACGGGCAGGTACTAATGATATACCGTCGTGGTAAATGGGACCTCCCCAAAGGCAAATGCGACGATGGTGAAGAAATAGATGAATGTGCCCTGCGCGAAGTGAGCGAGGAAACTGGTCTGTATAAACTGAAATTGGGCGAAAAGATATGTGACACCTATCATGTGTACAGCCAAAACAAACAAAACCTGCTGAAACGAACAGCATGGTATAAAATGAAAGGCACACTGAAAGAAAAACCTGTGCCTCAAGCCGAGGAGAATATCATGGAAGCCCGATGGGTATCTGATGAAGAATTGTCATCAATTGTTTATAAATCTTACGAAGCCATACGCGAAGTAATGCAAAAGGCAGGGCTAAAATGGTAA
- a CDS encoding lipocalin family protein, whose protein sequence is MRYLMIITTMLFFSACSYEPLATVQHVDIQRYMGKWYEIASFPQRFQKGCTCTVAEYTLNDNGTVKVDNSCTAYGKGKQSIGIAKVTDKETNAKLKVSFFRPFWGKYWIIDLADDYSYAVVGHPNRKYLWILCRTPQMDKAVYESILERVQAKGFDTTMLSVTEQKGCR, encoded by the coding sequence ATGAGGTATTTAATGATCATTACAACTATGCTTTTTTTCAGCGCCTGCAGTTACGAACCGTTGGCCACGGTACAGCACGTAGACATTCAACGGTACATGGGTAAATGGTACGAGATAGCATCGTTCCCGCAACGTTTCCAGAAAGGTTGTACCTGCACGGTAGCCGAATATACCCTGAACGACAACGGTACGGTGAAGGTGGATAACAGTTGTACGGCTTATGGTAAAGGCAAGCAGAGTATCGGTATCGCCAAAGTAACAGACAAAGAGACGAATGCCAAGTTAAAGGTGTCTTTCTTTCGCCCGTTCTGGGGCAAGTACTGGATCATAGACCTGGCTGATGATTACAGCTATGCCGTGGTGGGACACCCTAACCGTAAGTATTTATGGATATTGTGCCGCACACCACAAATGGATAAAGCGGTGTATGAGTCTATACTGGAACGTGTGCAGGCCAAGGGATTTGATACGACTATGCTCAGTGTTACTGAGCAGAAGGGTTGCAGGTAG
- a CDS encoding T9SS type A sorting domain-containing protein, giving the protein MKKQLLSALILVAAATTTQAQVVHDSVILDAGYAKQVWYSLQNDEQGSAQKNEWDIAFDVVEITSSIRINSAAGVMLWNYPKGDKSAWSTVDTNGLSTWDPRYNSDTSWAQGAMGRYADPNNPFDIDWGIYDMTTHIIHGDSVYIIKLVNGNYKKLFIDNLTGGTFNFKFANLDGSSEVSAQVSKSTFTDKNLGYYSIVNQNTLNREPDNFKWDLEFTQYTGFVPIPYTVTGVLHNRGVSVAEVGNLPNKNTYSNWQSHTRSTEINTIGYDWKSQSMGVYSVKDSLLYFVKDVEDHIWRLIFTDFSSTNGMFVFDKEVIGSLSVKDNISGNKNTVALYPNPSKGGDVQLVYSTPDNVTITVTDMAGRTVFAQQVNGSTGLHTFTLPANSFNSGMYIVAVNTAGGCAQQKLIVQ; this is encoded by the coding sequence ATGAAAAAACAATTACTATCGGCACTGATCCTTGTGGCCGCAGCAACAACAACTCAGGCTCAAGTAGTGCACGACAGCGTGATACTTGACGCAGGTTACGCAAAACAAGTTTGGTACAGCCTGCAGAATGACGAGCAGGGCAGCGCACAGAAAAATGAGTGGGATATTGCCTTTGACGTAGTAGAGATCACTTCCTCAATTCGCATCAACTCGGCTGCGGGCGTTATGTTATGGAACTATCCCAAAGGGGATAAATCTGCATGGTCAACAGTAGACACCAACGGACTGAGCACATGGGACCCACGTTACAACTCAGACACATCATGGGCGCAGGGAGCTATGGGCCGATATGCCGACCCTAACAACCCTTTTGATATTGACTGGGGAATTTACGACATGACCACCCACATCATTCACGGTGACTCTGTTTATATCATCAAACTGGTAAATGGTAACTACAAAAAACTATTCATCGACAACCTGACCGGAGGTACATTCAACTTTAAGTTCGCTAACCTTGATGGCAGCAGTGAAGTTTCTGCACAGGTAAGCAAATCAACCTTTACAGATAAGAACCTCGGATACTATTCTATAGTGAACCAAAATACACTAAACAGGGAACCGGACAACTTTAAATGGGACCTGGAATTCACCCAGTACACAGGTTTCGTGCCCATTCCGTATACAGTTACGGGCGTATTACACAACAGGGGGGTTAGTGTAGCTGAAGTAGGTAACCTACCCAACAAGAACACTTACAGCAACTGGCAGAGCCATACACGTTCTACCGAGATAAACACCATCGGTTACGACTGGAAATCTCAGAGCATGGGTGTATACTCTGTAAAAGATTCATTGCTGTACTTTGTAAAAGATGTGGAAGACCATATCTGGAGGCTGATATTCACAGACTTCTCCAGCACTAACGGCATGTTCGTTTTCGACAAAGAAGTGATCGGCTCGCTAAGCGTGAAAGACAACATCAGTGGCAATAAAAACACCGTTGCGCTTTATCCTAACCCATCAAAAGGTGGTGACGTACAACTTGTGTACAGTACACCTGACAATGTAACGATAACGGTTACGGACATGGCAGGAAGAACAGTATTTGCACAACAGGTAAACGGCAGCACAGGCCTGCATACTTTCACCCTGCCTGCAAACTCTTTCAATAGCGGTATGTATATAGTTGCTGTCAACACGGCGGGAGGTTGTGCACAGCAGAAGCTGATAGTTCAATAA
- a CDS encoding orotate phosphoribosyltransferase: protein MSTQKHFAEKLMQIKALQINLQQPYTWASGWNSPVYCDNRKVLSYPYTRDFVKSELANMVLEHFPDAEVIAGVATAGIPHGAMAADQLKLPFIYVRSKPKEHGMGNQIEGVLEHGQKVVVIEDLVSTGKSSLQAVDAIRAAGGEVLGMCALFTYGFDAAAKAMEEASVPLYTISNYTALMEVAEEQNLVTAEQKQSLEQWRKDPAGWGK, encoded by the coding sequence ATGAGTACTCAAAAGCATTTTGCCGAGAAATTAATGCAAATTAAGGCATTACAAATCAACCTGCAACAACCATATACTTGGGCTTCAGGATGGAATTCGCCTGTATATTGTGATAATCGTAAAGTATTGTCATATCCGTATACACGCGACTTTGTGAAGAGTGAACTGGCCAATATGGTGCTGGAGCACTTTCCTGATGCAGAAGTAATAGCCGGTGTAGCTACAGCAGGTATCCCTCACGGAGCTATGGCTGCCGACCAGTTGAAACTGCCATTTATATATGTGCGCAGCAAGCCCAAAGAGCATGGCATGGGCAACCAGATAGAAGGTGTGTTGGAACATGGCCAGAAGGTGGTAGTGATCGAAGATCTCGTATCCACTGGCAAGAGCAGCCTTCAGGCTGTAGACGCTATCCGTGCTGCCGGCGGCGAGGTGCTAGGTATGTGTGCGTTGTTCACTTATGGTTTTGATGCTGCTGCCAAAGCTATGGAAGAAGCAAGTGTGCCATTATACACCATCAGCAACTACACAGCACTGATGGAAGTGGCGGAAGAGCAGAATCTTGTAACAGCTGAACAAAAACAATCATTGGAACAGTGGAGAAAAGATCCTGCAGGCTGGGGTAAATAA
- a CDS encoding radical SAM protein, with protein MSAPVLLITPPFTQLNTPYPATAYLKGFLNTKGIPSVQADMGIEVTLALFSKTGLQQLFALVDGSQELSANARRIVALQDDYIHTIDAVILFLQGHNPTLATLIAKRNYLPEANRFAQLENLDLSFGNMGTQDRAKHLATMYLEDLSDLIQECIDPHFGFSRYAERLGRSANSFDELYEALQAPPGFIDQLLLNILEQRIADVQPSMVALSVPFPGNLFMAFRIAQWLKQHRPNIKTVMGGGFPNTELRSLSDARVFEFFDFITLDDGEAPIETLVKYLNGQCALEELKRTFTLVDGEVTFFNNPSCADYKQGQVGTPDYSDFLLDKYISAIEITNPMHSLWSDGRWNKLTMAHGCYWGKCTFCDISLPYIKNYEPLTAQLLCDRMEEIIAQTGETGFHFVDEAAPPALMRELALEIIRRKLVVSWWANIRFEKSFTRDLCILLKTSGCIAVSGGLEVASDRLLELIQKGITVAQVARVNKHFTDAGIMVHAYLMYGFPTQTAQETIDSLEMVRQMFEAGVLQSAFWHRFAMTAHSPVGLEPDKYKVAKATEAVGTFANNDIDFTDPTGAEHELFSYGLKKSLLNYMHGVGIDYPLHKWFEHKVPKTTISSDYIAKALKQDEISSRSNAKVVWIGKPPVAEHYTKSKKGNTWEMTSLTFMGKQDSLTINVSQPQGKWLTELLDTMSADGLNTRTLQSVKESYEAAGLEDFELFWDNKPVNGLYKYGLLVL; from the coding sequence TTGTCAGCCCCGGTATTATTAATAACGCCCCCGTTTACACAACTCAACACCCCCTACCCGGCTACGGCCTACCTGAAAGGTTTCCTGAACACTAAGGGCATACCCTCCGTGCAGGCAGATATGGGCATTGAGGTAACACTGGCATTATTTTCAAAAACAGGGCTGCAACAACTTTTTGCACTGGTTGACGGATCTCAGGAACTTTCTGCCAATGCACGGCGTATCGTAGCGCTTCAAGACGACTATATACATACCATAGATGCAGTTATACTATTCCTGCAGGGACATAACCCTACACTGGCTACCCTCATAGCCAAAAGGAATTACCTGCCCGAAGCAAACCGCTTTGCGCAACTTGAGAACCTCGACCTCTCATTCGGTAATATGGGTACGCAGGACAGAGCCAAACACCTGGCCACCATGTACCTGGAAGACCTCTCTGACCTGATACAGGAATGTATAGATCCGCACTTCGGGTTCAGCCGGTATGCAGAGCGTTTGGGTAGGTCGGCCAATAGCTTTGATGAATTGTACGAAGCCCTGCAGGCGCCTCCCGGTTTCATCGATCAACTGTTGCTCAACATACTAGAGCAAAGAATTGCAGACGTTCAACCATCGATGGTCGCGCTCTCGGTTCCATTTCCCGGCAACCTGTTTATGGCTTTCCGGATAGCGCAATGGCTCAAACAACATCGCCCGAACATCAAAACTGTTATGGGCGGCGGTTTCCCAAATACTGAGTTGCGCTCCCTGTCTGACGCACGCGTATTTGAATTCTTCGATTTCATCACCCTGGACGACGGCGAAGCACCTATTGAAACGCTGGTCAAGTATTTGAACGGGCAATGCGCATTGGAAGAGCTGAAACGCACTTTCACATTGGTGGATGGCGAGGTCACTTTCTTCAACAACCCTTCATGTGCCGACTACAAACAAGGGCAGGTGGGCACACCTGATTATAGTGATTTTTTGCTGGATAAGTATATTTCTGCCATTGAGATAACCAACCCTATGCACAGCCTGTGGAGTGACGGGCGTTGGAACAAGCTCACCATGGCGCATGGTTGCTATTGGGGTAAGTGTACCTTCTGCGACATCTCATTACCCTATATTAAGAACTACGAACCGCTGACAGCGCAACTGCTGTGCGACCGTATGGAAGAGATCATTGCGCAAACGGGCGAAACAGGTTTTCATTTTGTAGACGAAGCTGCACCACCTGCGTTGATGCGCGAACTGGCACTTGAGATCATCCGGCGCAAACTGGTGGTAAGCTGGTGGGCCAACATACGTTTTGAAAAGAGCTTTACGCGCGACCTCTGTATACTCCTCAAAACCTCGGGCTGCATTGCCGTTTCGGGTGGGCTGGAAGTAGCATCAGACCGCTTGCTGGAGCTGATACAAAAAGGCATCACAGTAGCGCAGGTAGCCAGGGTAAACAAACACTTTACCGATGCAGGTATCATGGTGCATGCTTACCTCATGTACGGCTTCCCCACACAAACCGCGCAAGAGACCATAGACTCGCTGGAGATGGTGCGGCAGATGTTTGAAGCGGGCGTATTGCAATCTGCCTTCTGGCACCGCTTTGCCATGACGGCACATAGCCCGGTAGGTTTAGAGCCGGACAAATACAAAGTAGCAAAGGCCACTGAAGCCGTAGGCACTTTCGCTAATAATGACATTGACTTTACCGACCCCACAGGCGCTGAGCATGAACTGTTCAGCTATGGGCTGAAAAAGTCATTGCTCAACTATATGCATGGTGTGGGTATCGACTACCCCCTGCACAAGTGGTTCGAACATAAAGTGCCCAAAACCACTATTTCGTCCGACTATATAGCCAAAGCACTGAAACAGGACGAGATATCATCGCGTAGCAATGCCAAAGTAGTATGGATAGGTAAACCACCTGTAGCGGAACACTATACAAAATCGAAGAAAGGGAATACCTGGGAAATGACCTCCCTCACTTTCATGGGCAAACAAGACAGCCTTACCATAAATGTCAGTCAGCCGCAGGGCAAATGGCTGACAGAGTTGCTCGACACAATGTCTGCAGATGGATTGAACACACGCACCCTGCAATCTGTAAAAGAAAGCTACGAAGCCGCAGGACTTGAAGATTTTGAACTGTTCTGGGACAACAAACCCGTGAACGGTTTGTACAAATACGGGCTGCTGGTGCTGTAA